From a single Natronorubrum tibetense GA33 genomic region:
- a CDS encoding class I SAM-dependent methyltransferase, translated as MKGQEWYQADDVAEEYDDKRFSQGGQLIDRREKAAVLEAIMPVEDRNILEIACGTGRFSVMLAEQGADVVGLDISAAMLQQGRKKAQNVELEGTLEFLRGDAGRLPFPDDHFDTVVAMRFFHLADDPKAFLAEMRRVSREQIVFDTFNRFSSRSIYNWALPMGSRLYSKSEVAVLLAKTNLTLVDVEDDFIVPYGFYRSIPNVLASPIRTIDETIGKLPVTDHLASVSYWNTRVR; from the coding sequence GTGAAAGGACAGGAGTGGTACCAGGCCGACGACGTCGCCGAGGAGTACGACGACAAGCGATTCTCCCAGGGCGGACAGCTGATCGACCGCCGGGAGAAAGCAGCCGTCCTCGAGGCCATCATGCCCGTCGAGGACCGGAACATCCTCGAGATCGCCTGTGGTACCGGGCGGTTTTCGGTGATGCTCGCCGAGCAAGGTGCTGACGTCGTTGGACTCGATATTTCGGCGGCAATGTTACAGCAGGGCCGAAAAAAGGCTCAGAACGTCGAACTCGAGGGGACACTCGAGTTCTTGCGAGGTGACGCGGGACGGCTTCCGTTCCCGGACGATCACTTCGATACCGTCGTCGCGATGCGGTTTTTCCACCTCGCGGACGATCCGAAGGCGTTCTTAGCAGAGATGCGTCGCGTGTCGCGCGAGCAGATCGTCTTCGACACGTTCAATCGGTTCAGTTCGCGCAGTATCTACAACTGGGCACTGCCGATGGGGTCGCGACTCTACTCGAAGAGCGAAGTCGCCGTCTTGCTGGCCAAGACGAACCTGACCCTGGTCGACGTCGAAGACGACTTCATCGTCCCCTACGGGTTCTACCGGTCGATTCCGAACGTGCTTGCCTCACCGATCCGAACGATAGACGAGACCATCGGAAAACTGCCGGTTACCGACCATCTCGCGTCGGTTTCCTACTGGAACACGCGGGTTCGCTGA
- a CDS encoding heptaprenylglyceryl phosphate synthase, giving the protein MTLDWDGVTHITKVDPAKPLPDDLDVLKGTDLVIVGGSDDVTETNTLEAIRAIDDAHPSTPVFQEPYSSDHVSRETIDAADFVAVPAVYNGDREHFVGKHVDLFTEVGRTPEELLGAGLPVVGDFVASKGVDAIAELATSLIGEGYVVQHLDSAAATTSGVETTYTPEQVAGAALATEAFYGFPIFYVEYSGRYGGPEDVEAAARYLEDTTLLYGGGIDSQEKTMEILEAGADAVVVGDCFHDDPETFRDTIPMA; this is encoded by the coding sequence ATGACACTCGACTGGGACGGGGTGACCCACATCACGAAAGTCGATCCTGCGAAGCCGTTGCCGGATGATCTCGACGTGCTCAAGGGCACCGATCTGGTGATCGTCGGCGGCTCCGACGACGTCACGGAGACGAACACGCTCGAGGCGATCCGAGCGATCGACGACGCACATCCCTCGACACCCGTCTTTCAGGAGCCGTACAGTTCCGACCACGTCTCGCGAGAGACGATCGACGCCGCGGACTTCGTCGCCGTTCCGGCGGTCTACAACGGTGATCGGGAGCATTTCGTGGGCAAACACGTCGATCTCTTCACCGAGGTCGGACGCACGCCCGAGGAACTCCTCGGGGCCGGTCTCCCGGTCGTCGGCGACTTCGTCGCGTCCAAAGGAGTCGATGCGATCGCCGAACTCGCGACGAGCCTGATCGGCGAGGGATACGTCGTCCAGCATCTCGACTCCGCGGCGGCGACCACCTCCGGGGTCGAGACCACCTACACGCCGGAGCAGGTCGCCGGTGCTGCGCTCGCGACCGAGGCGTTCTACGGCTTCCCGATCTTCTACGTCGAATACTCCGGCCGCTACGGCGGGCCCGAGGACGTCGAAGCCGCGGCGCGCTATCTCGAGGACACCACGCTCCTCTACGGCGGCGGTATCGACAGTCAGGAGAAGACGATGGAGATCCTCGAGGCCGGCGCGGACGCCGTCGTCGTCGGCGACTGTTTCCACGACGATCCGGAGACGTTTCGAGACACGATTCCAATGGCGTGA
- a CDS encoding MarR family transcriptional regulator has translation MSMSTAEDRAGAAEETLSADEYRDRLRDLPPSAKLVAKVLETDSPLSQGQLAEESLLPDRTVRYALNRLEDVGLVGSRYSFRDARKQVYFLKN, from the coding sequence ATGAGCATGAGTACAGCCGAGGACCGTGCCGGTGCTGCCGAAGAAACCCTCTCAGCGGATGAATACCGTGACCGCCTCCGTGACCTGCCGCCGAGTGCGAAACTGGTCGCGAAAGTGCTCGAGACCGACTCGCCACTCTCGCAGGGCCAGCTAGCCGAGGAGTCGCTCCTACCCGACCGAACCGTCCGCTACGCGCTCAACCGCCTCGAGGACGTCGGTCTCGTCGGCTCCCGATACAGCTTCCGCGACGCGCGCAAACAGGTTTACTTCCTCAAGAACTGA
- a CDS encoding helix-turn-helix domain-containing protein: MKGLDEAERMNAIRIAITHTETTIHPIHSLVCTAPAVSRELILYVTVTDGIETTINYVEGDPEVYESALRTELDIDEYEIYPDGDDGCYSYLRNELDAYNRALATAFQRETLAVIPPIEYLPDRRMVVSIVTTSSDFREIREEIPDELTVDVISVGSVPQIADAPLTVDQRRALETAWELGYYEIPRTATLQDIADRLDCAVSTVSDLLRRGQSSLVAAALDVNDHD, from the coding sequence ATGAAGGGGTTGGACGAGGCCGAACGAATGAATGCAATCCGGATCGCGATTACGCATACGGAGACGACGATCCATCCGATCCACTCGCTCGTCTGTACCGCTCCAGCGGTGTCTCGAGAGCTGATTCTGTACGTCACGGTCACCGACGGTATCGAAACGACAATCAACTACGTGGAAGGCGATCCGGAGGTGTACGAATCGGCGCTCCGGACGGAACTCGACATTGATGAGTACGAGATCTATCCGGACGGAGACGACGGCTGTTATTCCTACCTCAGAAACGAACTGGATGCGTACAATCGAGCGCTCGCGACGGCGTTTCAACGCGAGACGCTCGCGGTGATTCCGCCGATAGAGTATCTGCCCGATCGGCGAATGGTCGTCTCGATTGTGACCACATCCAGCGACTTTCGGGAGATCCGCGAGGAGATACCGGACGAGTTGACGGTCGACGTGATCTCCGTCGGCTCCGTCCCCCAGATCGCAGACGCTCCCCTCACCGTTGATCAGCGACGAGCGCTCGAGACCGCCTGGGAACTCGGCTACTACGAAATTCCACGGACCGCGACGCTTCAGGACATCGCGGATCGACTCGACTGTGCGGTCTCGACCGTCTCTGATCTGTTACGGCGGGGCCAATCCAGTCTCGTCGCAGCAGCCCTCGACGTGAACGACCACGACTGA
- a CDS encoding NAD(P)/FAD-dependent oxidoreductase — protein MSGNRNGEEPELAVGADAFVQSGTGLEIAVVGAGAVGATTAYDLAREGADVTLYEKGSIASGSSGRAAGVCYDAFADPLDAEIGADAIERFRDLSGDDTFPFVECPYVWLAREGDSERADAIREQVGRMQENGIVALEATGDDLADRFPSLRTDDVEVAGIAGGAGYTDPATYTACLAAAANGAGAALESETPVQVRTDPSRVVLEDGTEREVDAVVVTAGAHTKRLLADAGISIAMKPYRVQALVASGDLAEPMCYDATDSLYLRPHPDGLLVGNGTEYVEADPDDYERDADLDFANDLLARVEHRLPEADLELERAWAGLCTATPDRDPLVGELRDGLYVATGFQGHGFMRAPAIGQRLAEQVLGDDGIEAFDPTRFDGDESFEIVDGMSVESESA, from the coding sequence ATGAGCGGGAATCGCAACGGCGAGGAACCCGAACTTGCCGTCGGCGCGGACGCCTTCGTCCAGTCCGGCACCGGCCTCGAGATCGCCGTCGTCGGCGCGGGGGCCGTCGGCGCGACGACGGCCTACGATCTCGCTCGCGAGGGTGCCGACGTGACGCTGTACGAGAAGGGATCGATCGCGAGCGGCTCGAGCGGTCGCGCGGCGGGCGTCTGTTACGACGCCTTCGCGGACCCGCTCGACGCCGAGATCGGTGCCGACGCGATCGAGCGGTTCCGCGACCTCTCCGGCGACGACACCTTCCCGTTCGTGGAGTGTCCGTACGTCTGGCTCGCCCGCGAGGGCGATTCGGAGCGCGCGGACGCGATCCGCGAGCAGGTCGGGCGGATGCAGGAGAACGGCATCGTCGCGCTCGAGGCGACCGGTGACGACCTCGCGGATCGGTTTCCGTCGCTACGGACGGACGACGTCGAAGTCGCGGGTATCGCCGGCGGGGCGGGCTACACCGATCCCGCGACGTACACGGCCTGTCTCGCCGCCGCGGCGAACGGGGCAGGTGCGGCTCTCGAGTCCGAGACGCCGGTGCAGGTTCGCACCGATCCGTCGCGAGTCGTCCTCGAGGACGGCACCGAACGCGAGGTCGACGCGGTGGTCGTCACCGCCGGCGCGCACACGAAACGGCTCCTCGCCGACGCCGGCATCTCGATCGCGATGAAACCCTATCGCGTGCAGGCGCTCGTCGCGAGCGGCGACCTCGCGGAACCGATGTGTTACGACGCGACGGACTCGCTTTACCTGCGGCCCCATCCTGACGGCTTGCTCGTCGGCAACGGGACGGAGTACGTCGAGGCCGATCCGGACGACTACGAGCGCGACGCGGATCTCGACTTCGCGAACGACCTGCTCGCACGCGTCGAGCACCGCCTTCCGGAGGCGGATCTCGAACTCGAGCGAGCGTGGGCCGGCCTCTGTACGGCGACGCCGGATCGAGACCCGCTGGTCGGTGAGCTACGGGACGGGCTGTACGTCGCGACCGGCTTCCAGGGCCACGGCTTCATGCGCGCGCCGGCGATCGGCCAGCGACTGGCAGAACAGGTGCTCGGCGACGACGGGATCGAAGCCTTCGATCCGACCCGGTTCGACGGCGACGAGTCGTTCGAAATCGTCGACGGAATGTCGGTCGAGTCCGAGTCCGCGTGA
- a CDS encoding DUF7559 family protein yields the protein MPPTEELVCTAEDCFLDLFENHYTYDVPDDIEVTDLSCPVCGGSDCLERVEL from the coding sequence ATGCCACCGACGGAGGAACTCGTCTGTACCGCGGAGGATTGCTTTCTCGACCTGTTCGAGAATCACTACACCTACGACGTGCCGGACGATATCGAGGTGACCGACCTCTCGTGTCCGGTCTGTGGCGGAAGCGACTGTCTCGAGCGGGTCGAACTGTAG
- a CDS encoding TRAM domain-containing protein, which produces MEISEKLLCLFSADVSAEEDRYVIEVPRQEVETGDIDPEEVYRVALISREESTETEETTAQPQTAPSEPQPPVDVGETRYVEIEDIGKQGDGIARVERGYVIIVPGADVGERVKVEVTEVKSNFAVGEIIEETF; this is translated from the coding sequence GTGGAAATATCTGAAAAACTCCTGTGTCTGTTCAGTGCGGACGTTTCAGCAGAGGAGGATCGTTACGTCATCGAAGTACCACGTCAAGAGGTCGAAACCGGCGATATCGACCCGGAGGAAGTGTACCGCGTCGCGCTGATCTCTCGTGAGGAGTCGACCGAGACCGAGGAGACGACGGCCCAGCCACAGACGGCACCGTCGGAACCGCAGCCACCGGTCGACGTCGGCGAAACGCGCTACGTCGAGATCGAAGACATCGGGAAACAGGGAGACGGTATCGCTCGCGTCGAACGCGGCTACGTCATTATCGTCCCCGGCGCCGACGTCGGCGAGCGCGTCAAAGTCGAAGTCACCGAGGTCAAATCGAACTTCGCCGTCGGCGAGATCATCGAAGAAACGTTTTAA
- a CDS encoding ArsR/SmtB family transcription factor, translated as MARNGTSENSTPATDELLELLGDRYARRVLRTILDEPMAVQQIVDTTGISKPTAYRRLDQLERAGLVASKMLLDTSGNHYKQYWTTLESVTLRIGEDGVTTTVRADRTQRSQERRLS; from the coding sequence ATGGCACGGAACGGAACGTCGGAGAACTCGACACCGGCCACCGACGAATTGCTCGAACTGCTCGGTGACCGGTACGCTCGTCGGGTCCTCCGGACGATACTCGACGAGCCGATGGCTGTACAACAGATCGTCGATACCACGGGAATCTCGAAGCCGACAGCGTATCGCCGCCTCGACCAGTTAGAGCGTGCGGGGCTCGTCGCGTCGAAGATGCTGCTCGACACCAGCGGGAACCACTACAAACAGTACTGGACGACGCTTGAGAGCGTGACCCTCCGAATCGGTGAAGACGGGGTAACGACGACCGTCCGGGCCGACCGTACGCAGCGGAGCCAGGAACGAAGACTATCGTAA
- a CDS encoding MBL fold metallo-hydrolase, which translates to MHLTRLAIPVATRAPGGATNAYLLGDESAVLVDPAARTDELDRAVRTRDVEHVLVTHTHPDHVGAVDAYAAETDATVWARYGHAERFREATGVDPDRTFTPGTSIPLGDDRVRVFDAPGHAPDHVALEAGRDGPILCGDCAVREGSVVVGAPEGDMRAYVTTLRRLWAADPPALHPGHGPEIDASRETLERLLTHRKRREEKILEAVDAGADTLEEILEMAYEKDLSGVRDLARATVVAHLEKLDVEGRVRWDGERAVPAARTD; encoded by the coding sequence ATGCATCTCACTCGACTGGCGATTCCAGTCGCGACGCGCGCGCCGGGCGGGGCGACCAACGCCTACCTGCTCGGCGACGAGTCCGCGGTGCTCGTCGATCCCGCGGCGCGAACCGACGAACTCGACCGGGCGGTCCGTACCCGCGACGTCGAGCACGTGCTCGTCACGCACACCCATCCCGATCACGTCGGTGCCGTCGACGCGTACGCCGCCGAAACGGACGCGACCGTCTGGGCGCGGTACGGCCACGCGGAACGGTTCCGCGAGGCGACCGGTGTCGATCCCGACCGAACGTTCACCCCGGGAACGTCGATTCCGCTCGGCGACGACCGCGTTCGCGTCTTCGACGCGCCGGGCCACGCGCCCGACCACGTCGCCCTCGAGGCCGGCCGCGACGGACCGATCCTGTGCGGTGACTGTGCAGTCCGCGAGGGCAGTGTCGTCGTCGGCGCACCGGAGGGCGACATGCGCGCCTACGTAACGACCCTGCGTCGCCTTTGGGCGGCCGACCCGCCGGCGCTCCATCCCGGACACGGACCCGAGATCGACGCGTCCCGAGAGACTCTGGAGCGACTGCTCACCCACCGGAAGCGTCGGGAGGAGAAGATTCTCGAGGCCGTCGACGCTGGTGCGGACACGCTCGAGGAGATCCTCGAGATGGCCTACGAGAAGGATCTCTCCGGCGTCCGCGACCTCGCGCGGGCAACCGTCGTGGCCCACCTCGAGAAGCTCGATGTCGAGGGTCGCGTCCGGTGGGACGGCGAGCGGGCGGTGCCGGCCGCGCGGACCGACTGA
- a CDS encoding Hsp20/alpha crystallin family protein: MSPSDLRKSIGNALYRQVGRANGRVQKHRSLPVDVLENETSYQVVFDAPGAEPDDVQVRYLEGNVKIRIERFRQFRDGYEMRFPGRGMELDGEAELPNDAVVDPDAGEATLTETGTLRIDIPKDVSIETDDSETDTEPESATAPEADEITVDD; this comes from the coding sequence GTGAGCCCCAGCGACCTCCGCAAGTCGATCGGTAACGCCCTCTACCGACAGGTCGGCCGCGCGAACGGCCGCGTCCAGAAACACCGCTCGCTCCCCGTCGACGTCCTCGAGAACGAGACCAGCTATCAGGTCGTTTTCGACGCCCCGGGTGCCGAACCCGACGACGTACAGGTCCGCTATCTGGAAGGAAACGTCAAGATTCGGATCGAACGATTCCGCCAATTCCGGGACGGCTACGAGATGCGGTTTCCCGGCCGCGGAATGGAACTCGACGGCGAAGCCGAACTGCCGAACGACGCGGTCGTCGATCCGGATGCCGGCGAGGCGACCCTAACCGAAACCGGCACGCTGCGCATCGACATTCCGAAGGACGTCTCGATCGAAACTGACGATTCGGAGACCGACACGGAGCCAGAGAGTGCGACCGCGCCGGAAGCCGACGAGATCACCGTCGACGACTGA
- a CDS encoding radical SAM protein, producing MTDPETLSVTIVDGYVDEPAHFGVPPYISTYPRYAAGALIDAGVPREAITYHTIDRLRDEPDYWRDVDEADLLIYLGGMTVPGKYVGGTPAEPDEVRKMAWTAGGTTLMGGPVKFGVGDENAGATETERDDLDFDFVAKGDVEAAVYDLVESGLEGFNNRMRDVDEVSRWAQEGAFIVEQHPNHPDHLIAELETSRGCAYRCSFCTEPLYGNPTFRPPPSVVGEVDALSDYGVSHFRIGRQADILAYGGDGEAPNPDALRQLYSGIREVAPDLETLHLDNMNPITIVEWPEASREGIRIIAEHNTPGDTAAFGLESADPVVQEENNLNVTAEECFEAVKIVNEEAGWRPGGPRDPRHSDSASGPAASAGEVPDGDAPQLPKLLPGINLLHGLKGEREETYERNREFLQRVYDEGYMLRRINIRQVMAFDGTDMSDTGAEIANEHKQLFKRYKTRVREEIDQPMLERVAPPGTVLPNVHLEYHQDGKTFGRQLGTYPLLVGIPGERELDRTIDVAVVDHGYRSVTGVPYPLDLNDASMDELTAIPGIGDRTAGDIVINRPYETVADADLETQFDLSQFVTTRGLEHAR from the coding sequence ATGACTGACCCCGAGACGCTGTCGGTGACGATCGTCGACGGCTACGTCGACGAACCCGCTCACTTCGGGGTGCCGCCGTACATTTCGACGTACCCGCGATACGCGGCCGGCGCGCTGATCGATGCGGGGGTGCCACGCGAAGCGATCACTTACCACACGATCGATCGGCTTCGCGACGAGCCGGACTACTGGCGGGACGTCGACGAGGCCGACCTGCTGATCTATTTGGGCGGGATGACCGTCCCCGGCAAGTACGTCGGCGGCACGCCCGCCGAACCGGACGAAGTGCGAAAGATGGCCTGGACGGCGGGTGGCACGACCCTGATGGGTGGCCCCGTCAAGTTCGGCGTCGGCGACGAGAACGCCGGCGCTACGGAGACCGAACGGGACGATCTGGACTTCGACTTCGTCGCCAAAGGCGACGTCGAGGCCGCCGTCTACGACCTCGTCGAGAGCGGTCTCGAGGGCTTCAACAACCGGATGCGCGACGTCGACGAGGTGTCACGGTGGGCCCAGGAGGGGGCGTTCATCGTCGAGCAACACCCGAATCATCCGGACCACCTCATCGCGGAACTCGAGACCTCCAGGGGCTGTGCCTACCGGTGTTCGTTCTGTACGGAGCCGCTCTACGGAAACCCGACGTTTCGGCCGCCGCCGTCGGTCGTCGGCGAGGTCGACGCCCTCTCGGATTACGGCGTCTCCCACTTCCGAATCGGTCGGCAGGCCGACATCCTCGCATACGGCGGCGACGGCGAGGCGCCGAACCCCGACGCCCTTCGCCAACTGTACAGCGGTATCCGGGAGGTCGCGCCCGACCTCGAGACGCTCCACCTCGACAACATGAACCCGATCACGATCGTCGAGTGGCCCGAGGCGAGTCGGGAGGGAATTCGGATCATCGCCGAACACAATACGCCGGGTGATACGGCCGCGTTCGGTCTCGAGTCGGCCGATCCCGTCGTTCAGGAGGAGAACAACCTGAACGTCACCGCCGAGGAGTGTTTCGAGGCGGTCAAGATCGTGAACGAGGAGGCTGGCTGGCGTCCAGGAGGGCCGAGGGACCCGAGGCACTCCGATAGTGCGAGCGGCCCAGCTGCGAGTGCGGGCGAAGTGCCAGACGGCGACGCGCCGCAACTCCCCAAACTCCTCCCCGGGATCAACCTCTTACACGGTCTCAAGGGCGAGCGCGAGGAGACCTACGAGCGAAATCGCGAGTTCCTCCAGCGGGTCTACGACGAGGGCTACATGCTCCGGCGGATCAACATCCGACAGGTGATGGCCTTCGACGGAACCGACATGAGCGATACGGGGGCCGAAATCGCGAACGAGCACAAACAGCTGTTCAAGCGGTACAAGACGCGGGTCCGCGAGGAGATCGACCAGCCGATGCTCGAGCGCGTCGCCCCGCCCGGCACCGTCCTCCCGAACGTCCACCTCGAGTACCACCAGGACGGGAAGACATTCGGTCGCCAGCTCGGCACGTACCCGCTGCTCGTCGGCATCCCGGGCGAGCGCGAACTCGATCGGACGATCGACGTCGCGGTCGTGGATCACGGCTACCGCTCCGTCACCGGTGTCCCGTATCCGCTCGATCTCAACGACGCCTCGATGGACGAACTCACCGCCATCCCCGGAATCGGGGATCGAACTGCGGGCGACATCGTCATCAATCGCCCCTACGAGACCGTCGCGGACGCCGACCTCGAGACGCAGTTCGATCTCTCGCAGTTCGTGACGACGCGGGGTCTCGAGCACGCGCGGTGA
- a CDS encoding YkgJ family cysteine cluster protein, with protein sequence MQSLEAELEDARQLAVDDLADAIESIGFECTRCGACCKGHGEDEHTATVFPDEVRDLEASDAYDGEYDWRDVARPMPYGLSETEDGDLEGETFEWALQTDSCGDCTFYEEDEDGAGACAAHDDRPLICRTYPFSVALDGTSQPMGEVVDSVALPAQREAGGAGDEKGVVRAHECEGLGRDISREDAEDLARALKERAVRELEEAIAVRDTYEPAPPDPGEVVVHDSEGVKGIDGTPLEE encoded by the coding sequence ATGCAATCGCTCGAGGCCGAACTCGAAGACGCCCGCCAGCTCGCCGTCGACGACCTCGCGGACGCCATCGAGTCGATCGGCTTCGAGTGTACCCGCTGTGGGGCCTGCTGCAAGGGCCACGGCGAGGACGAACACACTGCGACGGTGTTTCCGGACGAGGTGCGCGACCTCGAAGCGAGCGACGCGTACGACGGCGAGTACGACTGGCGCGACGTCGCCCGACCGATGCCGTACGGCCTGTCGGAGACCGAAGACGGCGACCTCGAGGGCGAGACCTTCGAGTGGGCGCTCCAGACCGACAGCTGCGGGGACTGTACCTTCTACGAGGAAGACGAGGATGGGGCCGGTGCCTGCGCCGCCCACGACGACCGACCACTGATCTGTCGTACCTACCCGTTCAGCGTTGCACTGGACGGAACCAGCCAGCCGATGGGTGAGGTCGTCGACAGCGTTGCGCTCCCGGCGCAACGGGAAGCTGGCGGAGCCGGCGACGAGAAAGGCGTCGTCCGCGCCCACGAGTGCGAGGGGCTGGGTCGAGATATCTCCCGCGAGGACGCCGAAGACCTCGCACGCGCACTCAAGGAGCGCGCCGTACGCGAACTCGAGGAGGCCATTGCCGTCCGAGATACCTACGAGCCCGCCCCACCGGACCCCGGCGAGGTCGTCGTTCACGACTCCGAAGGGGTGAAAGGCATCGACGGGACGCCCCTCGAAGAGTGA
- a CDS encoding creatininase family protein, whose translation MSLLAEHTTTTAADAIERAEVAVLPTGSTEQHGPALALGMDHLAAEAFARTAVDRDDTVVLPTIPVGVSEHHRQFDGTLYVTAETFERYVEETISSLAAHGVRKAVVVNGHGGNSDALRRAARTLRDEETAFAPPWNWWDSVADVADDLFDEEGGHADAMESSLLWHLREDLVDPDALEDAEAGASEAWGESVHGAALGFDTIDFSESGAVGRPTQADPEKGARLFDAGRDQLHALLDWLVDRPLEDCWPSDHK comes from the coding sequence ATGTCGCTACTCGCCGAACACACCACCACGACTGCCGCCGACGCCATAGAGCGGGCCGAGGTTGCGGTGCTCCCGACCGGGAGTACCGAACAGCACGGGCCGGCGCTGGCGCTCGGAATGGACCACCTGGCCGCCGAGGCGTTCGCCCGGACGGCCGTCGATCGCGACGATACGGTCGTTCTGCCGACGATCCCCGTCGGCGTCAGCGAACACCACCGCCAGTTCGACGGCACGCTGTACGTGACCGCGGAGACGTTCGAACGCTACGTCGAAGAGACGATCTCGAGTCTCGCCGCACACGGCGTTCGGAAGGCCGTCGTCGTCAACGGCCACGGCGGAAACTCGGACGCGCTGCGACGGGCCGCACGAACCCTGCGCGACGAGGAGACGGCGTTCGCCCCGCCGTGGAACTGGTGGGATAGCGTCGCGGACGTCGCCGACGACCTGTTCGACGAGGAAGGCGGCCACGCGGACGCCATGGAGTCGAGTCTGCTCTGGCACCTCCGCGAGGATCTCGTCGATCCGGACGCGCTCGAGGACGCCGAGGCCGGCGCGAGCGAGGCGTGGGGCGAGTCCGTTCACGGCGCCGCACTCGGCTTCGATACGATCGACTTCTCCGAGAGCGGAGCGGTCGGTCGGCCGACGCAAGCCGACCCGGAGAAGGGAGCACGTCTGTTCGACGCCGGCCGAGACCAGTTGCACGCGCTGCTCGACTGGCTTGTCGATCGACCGCTCGAAGACTGCTGGCCGAGTGATCACAAATGA
- a CDS encoding glycosyltransferase family 2 protein, whose product MELSVVVSTLNDREQLVSCLDALAERAPPSTEVIVVNGPSSDGTTGVVRDRTDVDVLVEISERNPNVSRNAGLGTATGEVVAFLDGEYAIEHSWYEAIERSIANGTDVVTGPVTGGGTDYDLRTPRSIRGRSVTHFDGDNVAFDRTVLEALDGYDEYLEVDGERDCAHRVAGLGFDVAWDAEMAARCEAETDGGRTDCDWGATYRSLSYRLAKNYGPRPTVLGRTVGSALRDGFTSIRGVVAGDEKPTGWVSNGTDVVSNAARGLGDGLRARYADRSAQRNPNGLSVRHDRAVQLYDRREE is encoded by the coding sequence ATGGAGCTCTCGGTGGTAGTATCGACGCTCAACGACCGGGAGCAGTTAGTATCCTGTCTCGATGCACTCGCGGAACGAGCACCCCCGTCGACGGAAGTAATCGTCGTCAACGGACCGTCCTCCGACGGAACGACCGGCGTCGTTCGCGACCGCACCGACGTGGACGTGCTCGTCGAAATCTCCGAGCGAAATCCGAACGTCTCGAGAAACGCGGGGCTCGGAACGGCCACCGGCGAGGTCGTCGCCTTCCTCGACGGCGAGTACGCGATCGAACACAGCTGGTACGAGGCCATCGAACGGTCGATCGCCAACGGTACTGACGTTGTCACCGGTCCCGTCACGGGCGGCGGTACCGATTACGATCTTCGAACGCCACGGTCGATCAGGGGTCGCAGCGTCACGCACTTCGACGGCGACAACGTCGCGTTCGATCGGACCGTCCTCGAGGCGCTGGACGGGTACGACGAGTACCTCGAGGTCGACGGCGAGCGGGACTGTGCCCACCGCGTGGCCGGTCTCGGATTCGACGTCGCCTGGGATGCGGAGATGGCAGCCAGATGTGAGGCCGAGACCGACGGCGGCCGAACCGACTGCGACTGGGGGGCGACCTACCGCTCGCTGTCCTACCGACTCGCGAAGAACTACGGGCCGCGACCGACAGTTCTCGGGCGAACGGTCGGGAGCGCGCTCCGCGACGGGTTCACGAGCATTCGCGGCGTCGTCGCCGGTGACGAGAAGCCGACCGGGTGGGTCTCCAACGGTACCGACGTCGTCAGCAACGCGGCCCGCGGTCTGGGAGACGGTCTCCGCGCTCGCTACGCGGATCGGTCGGCACAACGAAATCCGAACGGGCTTTCAGTGCGTCACGACCGGGCAGTGCAGTTGTACGATCGCCGCGAGGAGTGA